One Natrinema longum genomic window carries:
- a CDS encoding HPP family protein, whose protein sequence is MREDAAFSTLYVGVLLVVPGLLAWVTGQALLFPSLGPSAFLLATVRDGEVTAAWRVIGGHCIGVVAGLVAYHAIAPGLVVVTTEPMLATDQLRLVASGVLAVVLTSGGMLATETVHPPACATTLIVALGLLTSILEGGLIVLAVVVLVGVHELLLHERTFGEYVPTGR, encoded by the coding sequence ATGAGAGAGGACGCGGCGTTTTCGACCCTGTACGTCGGCGTCCTGCTCGTAGTCCCGGGCCTGTTAGCCTGGGTGACCGGCCAGGCCCTGCTCTTTCCGAGTCTGGGGCCGTCCGCGTTCCTCCTGGCGACGGTTCGTGACGGAGAAGTCACCGCTGCGTGGCGAGTGATCGGTGGCCACTGTATCGGTGTCGTCGCCGGGCTCGTGGCGTATCACGCGATCGCCCCGGGGCTCGTGGTCGTTACGACCGAACCGATGCTCGCGACCGACCAGCTCCGGTTGGTCGCCAGCGGCGTTCTCGCCGTCGTCTTGACGTCGGGCGGGATGCTCGCGACCGAGACGGTCCACCCGCCTGCCTGTGCAACGACGCTGATCGTCGCGCTGGGCCTGCTCACCTCGATTCTCGAGGGTGGGCTCATCGTCCTCGCCGTCGTCGTCCTCGTTGGCGTCCACGAACTCCTGCTCCACGAGCGAACGTTCGGCGAGTACGTGCCGACCGGGCGCTAA
- a CDS encoding DsrE family protein, protein MHLGIILETNDPERVWNAFRLANTALDSDQTVEVFLLGDGVEAPDLEHQKFNPHGVMRKYVQNGGQRYACGTCLDSRDLEADDLRPRATMEDCLRIIEKADKVLTIG, encoded by the coding sequence ATGCACCTTGGTATCATCCTGGAGACCAACGACCCTGAGCGTGTCTGGAACGCGTTCCGTCTCGCAAACACGGCGCTTGATTCGGATCAGACAGTCGAAGTCTTTCTCCTCGGCGATGGCGTCGAGGCACCGGACCTGGAACACCAGAAGTTCAATCCACACGGCGTGATGCGCAAGTACGTCCAAAACGGGGGACAGCGCTACGCCTGCGGGACGTGTCTCGATTCTCGCGACCTCGAAGCGGACGACCTCAGGCCTCGTGCAACGATGGAAGACTGTCTCCGAATCATCGAGAAGGCAGATAAGGTGCTTACTATCGGTTAG
- a CDS encoding low molecular weight phosphatase family protein — MSTTTDSDDPIRIAFMCVQNAGRSQLSTAFAERERERRGLEDRVEILTGGTAPAERVHEEVIEVTAEAGFDLSERTPRKITLEELRSCDVVATMGCSTLDVGDVGSDVDVRDWALEDPDGRDLEAVREIRDEIEERVVALFDEFSDAP; from the coding sequence ATGTCCACCACTACCGACTCCGACGACCCGATTCGTATCGCCTTCATGTGCGTCCAGAACGCCGGCCGTTCCCAGCTGTCGACCGCCTTCGCCGAGCGCGAACGCGAGCGTCGCGGCCTCGAGGACCGCGTGGAGATCCTGACCGGGGGCACGGCTCCCGCCGAACGCGTCCACGAGGAGGTGATCGAAGTCACGGCGGAAGCCGGGTTCGATCTCTCGGAGCGAACGCCGCGGAAAATCACGCTCGAGGAACTCCGCTCGTGTGACGTCGTCGCGACGATGGGCTGTTCGACGCTCGACGTCGGCGACGTCGGGAGCGACGTCGACGTCCGCGACTGGGCGCTCGAGGATCCCGACGGACGGGACCTCGAGGCGGTACGAGAGATCCGCGACGAGATCGAAGAGCGGGTCGTCGCGCTGTTCGACGAGTTCAGCGACGCCCCCTGA
- a CDS encoding ArsR/SmtB family transcription factor produces MAQATDRLRRYLEDELEVCRSEDVEQRLEELETLEAALGGDRVSAELDVLSALANETRYTLVRVLVAAEEELCVCELNAVVDVSESGLSHALSALVDAGLVDADKDGRWKKYRATNRAVALVTVLEGSVTDE; encoded by the coding sequence ATGGCACAAGCGACGGACCGGTTACGGCGGTATCTCGAGGACGAACTCGAGGTGTGTCGCAGCGAGGACGTCGAACAGCGGCTCGAGGAACTCGAGACGCTCGAGGCAGCGCTCGGTGGTGATCGGGTCTCGGCCGAACTCGACGTGCTCTCGGCACTGGCAAACGAGACCCGATACACGCTCGTCCGCGTTCTCGTCGCGGCCGAGGAAGAGCTCTGTGTCTGTGAACTGAACGCGGTCGTCGACGTCAGCGAGAGCGGACTCAGCCACGCGCTCTCGGCGCTCGTCGACGCGGGGCTCGTCGACGCCGACAAGGACGGCCGCTGGAAGAAATACCGGGCGACGAACCGGGCGGTCGCCCTCGTGACGGTCCTCGAGGGGAGCGTAACCGATGAGTAA